From Chthonomonas sp., the proteins below share one genomic window:
- the ruvX gene encoding Holliday junction resolvase RuvX has translation MRALGVDFGFARIGLAVGESKLALAVRPALKASGKLATDAKAIGDVARREQATVVVVGVPLGGKDDRQARICRQLAGHIRDLAFEVIEVNEALSTVEAQSRLANTEWTAAQRRKAIDGQSALIILERFFDEQS, from the coding sequence ATGAGGGCGCTCGGCGTTGATTTTGGGTTCGCGCGGATTGGGCTGGCGGTCGGCGAAAGCAAGTTGGCTTTGGCCGTACGGCCCGCTCTCAAGGCGAGCGGAAAACTCGCCACCGACGCCAAAGCGATTGGCGATGTCGCCCGCCGCGAGCAAGCCACGGTGGTGGTTGTGGGGGTACCTTTGGGAGGCAAGGATGATCGGCAGGCACGCATCTGTCGCCAACTAGCCGGACACATTCGCGACCTCGCTTTTGAGGTCATCGAGGTCAACGAAGCGTTGAGCACAGTGGAAGCGCAGTCGCGATTGGCGAACACCGAGTGGACCGCGGCCCAGCGACGCAAAGCAATTGATGGCCAGTCCGCCCTGATCATTCTCGAACGGTTTTTTGATGAGCAAAGTTAA
- a CDS encoding penicillin acylase family protein: MTAMLLAASLLAGPFVTRSEYGVPMISAPSEREAFRALGRATAEDRLWQMELSRRTFRGELAEIRGASAVASDTETLRTSYTDKELQTQIQKLSPEGRLAFNSYAEGINQAIAVMERTDSLPAGYAEFGFKPKPWTALDSASIAVGMARRFGGGGAGEIRNYLAYQYLKAGNRAAGLIMDILDDMLWQNAPESIPTVDPADDPLGKAPAYLQPVSRAVSEGHLALLPKATVPELIPGVRLANLEQQTKLAETLAVVYKTGSYAIVAHKNRSVTGENLLLSGPQMGHTMPSVVYEARIDCPTLRVQGITVPGVPQVVVGNTPSFAWGLTTGVADTTDIFVNLTRDGKYESDSAWLDFGRETRTIRVKGEADRTVERLTTKFGPVVVQSPTGPAAYSLRASYAGQELRGFDEMLAMQRLSGVRAALRHAEKIPLGFNLFLADRQDIGYAFCGLMPRRSPLVDPRFPTPGHSIFDWQGLTPLPKLVQVLNPKNGLLVNWNNKPVSWFPNLDTPAWGEIFRNELLVRALPSGRLAIADMVQAVRTIAQQEDETQLKFLSMFRREASAGTATEAALNAVEPTLREGSSGDATYRRLVDRLREKLFVPTTGNFLQPDFFRMAVQPSVIWRAIRGRTKANYLGDRTPKAILKETLADIEKLPPIAGVPLPRLNYGLGANNPTLSNRGTFIQVVSQGREWLGQSVLGPGNASQGPHSQDQVPLIREWMFKPQRPWTP; the protein is encoded by the coding sequence ATGACGGCAATGTTGCTGGCGGCGAGCCTCTTGGCGGGCCCATTTGTAACCCGAAGCGAATACGGCGTTCCCATGATTTCGGCCCCGAGCGAGCGCGAGGCGTTCCGCGCGTTGGGCCGGGCCACCGCCGAGGATCGCCTTTGGCAGATGGAGCTTTCGCGGCGCACCTTCCGCGGCGAACTCGCCGAGATCCGCGGGGCGAGCGCGGTCGCGAGCGACACCGAAACCCTACGCACCTCGTACACCGACAAGGAACTGCAGACGCAGATTCAAAAGCTCTCGCCCGAAGGCCGACTCGCGTTCAATTCCTACGCCGAGGGCATCAACCAGGCGATTGCGGTGATGGAGCGGACCGACTCCTTGCCCGCCGGATATGCCGAGTTTGGGTTCAAACCGAAACCGTGGACGGCGCTGGATTCGGCGAGCATCGCGGTGGGCATGGCCCGCCGATTCGGTGGCGGTGGTGCCGGCGAGATTCGCAACTACCTCGCCTACCAATATCTCAAAGCGGGGAACCGGGCGGCCGGCCTCATCATGGACATTCTCGACGACATGCTCTGGCAAAACGCGCCCGAGTCGATTCCGACGGTGGACCCCGCCGACGATCCGCTCGGCAAAGCTCCCGCCTACCTACAGCCAGTGAGTCGCGCGGTCAGCGAAGGTCATCTTGCGCTGCTTCCCAAGGCGACCGTGCCTGAACTCATTCCGGGCGTCCGTCTCGCCAACCTGGAGCAGCAGACCAAGCTCGCCGAAACCCTGGCGGTGGTCTATAAAACGGGCTCCTACGCGATTGTCGCCCACAAAAACCGCTCGGTCACCGGTGAGAACTTGCTCCTCAGCGGCCCGCAAATGGGCCACACCATGCCGAGCGTGGTCTACGAAGCGCGCATCGACTGCCCGACTCTGCGGGTGCAAGGCATCACCGTGCCCGGCGTGCCGCAGGTGGTGGTCGGCAACACCCCGAGTTTTGCCTGGGGACTCACGACGGGCGTGGCCGACACCACGGACATCTTTGTCAACCTCACCCGCGATGGCAAGTACGAATCCGACAGCGCGTGGCTAGACTTTGGTCGCGAAACGCGCACGATCCGAGTGAAAGGCGAGGCCGACCGCACCGTGGAGCGGCTCACCACAAAGTTCGGCCCGGTGGTGGTACAAAGCCCAACCGGCCCCGCGGCCTACAGCCTTCGCGCCAGCTACGCCGGGCAGGAGTTGCGCGGGTTCGACGAGATGCTCGCGATGCAGCGACTCTCGGGCGTGCGCGCGGCCCTGCGCCATGCCGAAAAGATCCCGCTCGGTTTCAACCTGTTTCTCGCCGATCGGCAGGATATCGGCTATGCGTTCTGCGGGCTGATGCCGCGCCGATCACCCCTGGTGGACCCGCGCTTCCCAACGCCCGGCCACTCCATATTCGACTGGCAGGGCCTCACGCCGTTGCCGAAACTGGTGCAGGTGCTCAATCCGAAAAATGGGCTCCTGGTCAACTGGAACAACAAGCCTGTGAGCTGGTTCCCGAACCTCGACACGCCCGCCTGGGGCGAGATTTTCCGCAACGAGCTCCTGGTGCGGGCCTTGCCGAGCGGCCGATTGGCCATCGCCGACATGGTGCAGGCCGTTCGGACCATCGCTCAGCAGGAAGACGAAACTCAGCTCAAGTTCCTCAGCATGTTCCGGCGTGAAGCATCGGCCGGCACCGCCACCGAAGCCGCGCTGAACGCGGTCGAGCCGACGCTGCGCGAAGGCTCCTCGGGCGATGCCACTTACCGCCGGTTGGTGGACCGCCTCCGCGAGAAGCTCTTTGTGCCGACAACCGGCAACTTCCTGCAGCCCGACTTCTTCCGGATGGCGGTGCAGCCGAGCGTGATTTGGCGCGCGATACGTGGCCGCACCAAGGCCAACTATCTAGGCGACCGCACCCCTAAAGCAATCCTCAAGGAAACTTTGGCCGACATCGAGAAACTGCCGCCGATTGCGGGAGTGCCGCTTCCGCGACTGAACTACGGCCTCGGCGCAAACAACCCGACGCTCAGCAACCGGGGGACATTCATTCAGGTCGTCAGCCAAGGCCGCGAATGGCTCGGGCAGAGCGTGCTCGGCCCGGGCAACGCCAGCCAGGGCCCGCACTCGCAGGATCAGGTGCCCCTGATTCGCGAATGGATGTTTAAGCCGCAGCGACCCTGGACCCCGTAA
- a CDS encoding prepilin-type N-terminal cleavage/methylation domain-containing protein, with the protein MKKAFTLIELLVVIAIIAILASIIFPVFAKVRAAAKQTKSTNNLKQLSLAANMYAGDNDDALPLAYYVDATAKGGYKSFWQITLPYYKEPSLRRNPGAKKYWQPENSSDTTNYGRDYPWHISDYQPTLGVAWADSSIGLSNPQSPSQTILFADSAYYVATPSTQTDSGKWGALRINYATQWFLAPIGGFTHPNGTEYNTTTNNWLTSWSTQTIYPVFEDRVTTAMIDGSVKTQAIKKVTGPIPAGYTIGAPENQWDMQ; encoded by the coding sequence ATGAAGAAGGCATTTACACTCATCGAGTTGCTGGTGGTCATCGCGATCATCGCAATTCTCGCGTCGATTATCTTCCCTGTCTTTGCCAAGGTGCGAGCCGCGGCTAAGCAGACGAAGTCGACGAACAATCTCAAGCAACTTTCGCTGGCCGCAAACATGTATGCCGGTGACAACGACGACGCTTTGCCGCTGGCCTACTATGTGGATGCCACGGCCAAGGGTGGCTACAAGTCGTTCTGGCAAATCACGTTGCCATACTACAAGGAGCCGTCGCTGCGACGCAATCCGGGCGCTAAGAAGTATTGGCAGCCGGAAAACTCGTCGGACACGACCAACTACGGCCGCGACTATCCGTGGCACATCTCGGACTACCAGCCGACGCTGGGCGTTGCCTGGGCTGATAGTTCGATCGGTCTGAGCAATCCGCAGTCGCCGTCGCAAACCATTCTGTTCGCCGATTCGGCTTACTACGTGGCGACGCCGTCGACGCAAACCGACTCGGGTAAGTGGGGCGCGCTTCGCATCAACTACGCAACTCAGTGGTTCTTGGCTCCGATCGGCGGCTTTACGCATCCGAACGGTACCGAGTACAACACGACGACCAACAATTGGCTCACCTCGTGGTCGACCCAAACCATCTATCCGGTGTTTGAAGACCGCGTGACGACCGCCATGATTGATGGTTCGGTGAAGACGCAGGCCATCAAGAAGGTCACGGGTCCGATCCCGGCTGGTTACACCATCGGTGCGCCCGAGAACCAGTGGGACATGCAATAA
- the gatB gene encoding Asp-tRNA(Asn)/Glu-tRNA(Gln) amidotransferase subunit GatB: MANYITSVGMEVHAELQTNSKMFCRCAVAFGGEPNTRVCPVCLGLPGSLPVPNRMAVEMVLKTALALNCKVAMHSLFHRKNYFYPDLPKAYQVSQYGEENPIGFHGFLEIPDPVTGTKRVSIRRVHLEEDTGKLLHLPSGGSGVDFNRAGVPLMEIVSGFPPDIHTADESREYLMQLRMILIYLGVCDGKMEEGSMRCEPNISVRPDTTETLGTKTELKNLNSFRAVQLGVAFETRRQIAVLEGGGKVLQETRGWNDGNETSYAMRLKESENDYRYFEDPDLVPIEFTEEYVESIRASLPELPLAKSQRYQTELGFNAKEAGVLVADKNWASFFEMGVAEGGDPKLLSNWMNSDFARLLNETGQVIAESEVDAQHDLSKISASHLVELISHIQRGDINGKTAKTMFDEMFRTGARAGELLAKSNLSQISDTDEIVKWCREAMAENPGPVEKYKNGQTNTMGFLVGQVMRKSQGRANAPLVQDIMRAELDA; this comes from the coding sequence ATGGCGAATTACATCACGAGCGTGGGCATGGAGGTTCACGCCGAGCTCCAAACGAACTCCAAAATGTTCTGCCGCTGCGCGGTGGCGTTTGGTGGGGAGCCCAATACTCGCGTGTGCCCGGTGTGTTTGGGTCTTCCCGGCAGCCTGCCCGTGCCTAACCGGATGGCCGTGGAAATGGTGCTCAAGACCGCCCTCGCGCTCAACTGCAAGGTGGCGATGCACTCGCTGTTCCACCGCAAAAACTACTTTTATCCGGACCTCCCCAAGGCGTATCAAGTCAGCCAATACGGCGAGGAAAACCCGATTGGTTTTCACGGATTTCTTGAAATTCCCGACCCGGTGACCGGCACCAAGCGGGTAAGCATCCGCCGCGTGCACCTGGAAGAAGACACCGGCAAGCTTCTGCACCTGCCCAGCGGCGGCTCAGGCGTGGACTTCAACCGGGCGGGCGTGCCGCTCATGGAGATTGTCAGCGGGTTTCCACCCGACATTCACACCGCCGACGAATCGCGCGAGTATCTGATGCAACTCCGCATGATCTTGATCTACCTTGGCGTTTGCGACGGCAAGATGGAAGAGGGTTCCATGCGGTGCGAGCCCAATATTTCGGTCCGACCCGACACGACCGAAACTCTCGGCACGAAAACCGAGCTGAAGAACCTGAACAGCTTCCGGGCCGTGCAACTGGGCGTGGCGTTCGAGACGCGTCGCCAAATCGCCGTGCTCGAAGGCGGCGGCAAGGTCCTGCAGGAAACTCGCGGCTGGAACGACGGCAACGAAACCAGCTACGCGATGCGGCTGAAGGAATCGGAAAACGACTACCGCTACTTTGAAGACCCCGACCTCGTGCCGATTGAGTTCACCGAGGAGTACGTCGAGTCCATCCGCGCTTCGCTTCCGGAGCTTCCGCTTGCGAAGTCGCAGCGGTACCAAACCGAGCTTGGCTTCAACGCCAAGGAAGCGGGCGTGCTGGTGGCCGACAAGAACTGGGCAAGCTTCTTTGAGATGGGCGTGGCCGAGGGCGGCGACCCCAAACTGCTGAGCAATTGGATGAACAGCGACTTCGCGCGCTTGCTCAACGAAACCGGGCAGGTGATCGCCGAGTCCGAAGTTGACGCGCAGCACGACTTGAGCAAGATTTCCGCCAGCCACTTGGTCGAACTGATCTCGCACATTCAGCGCGGCGACATCAATGGCAAGACCGCCAAGACGATGTTTGATGAGATGTTCCGCACCGGCGCGCGAGCGGGCGAGTTGCTCGCCAAGAGCAATCTCAGCCAGATTAGCGACACTGACGAGATTGTGAAATGGTGCCGCGAGGCAATGGCCGAAAACCCTGGTCCAGTCGAGAAATATAAAAATGGGCAAACCAACACGATGGGCTTCCTCGTCGGACAAGTAATGCGCAAAAGCCAGGGCCGCGCCAACGCGCCGCTCGTGCAGGACATCATGCGCGCAGAATTAGATGCTTAG
- a CDS encoding 2,3-bisphosphoglycerate-dependent phosphoglycerate mutase produces the protein MAKLILVRHGQSLWNLENRFTGWVDVPLTDQGRAEATACGGKLTGISIDVAYTSSLTRAQTTCGLILEAMGATVPVIRDQALNERHYGDLAGLNKDDTVAKYGADQVKIWRRSYDVQPPNGESLKDTAARTLPFFDRCIMGDIRQGKDVLVVAHGNSNRSIVMSLEKLSKEQVLELNLDTGVPLVYDLETDGTILNKQIL, from the coding sequence ATGGCAAAACTCATCCTCGTGCGTCACGGACAGTCCCTTTGGAACCTCGAAAACCGCTTCACCGGATGGGTGGACGTGCCGCTGACCGACCAAGGTCGAGCCGAGGCAACCGCCTGCGGGGGCAAGCTGACCGGCATCTCGATTGACGTGGCCTACACGAGTTCGCTGACTCGCGCGCAAACAACATGCGGGCTGATTCTCGAGGCCATGGGCGCCACCGTGCCCGTGATCCGCGACCAGGCGCTGAACGAACGCCACTACGGCGACCTCGCCGGCCTAAACAAGGACGACACGGTCGCCAAGTACGGGGCCGACCAAGTGAAGATTTGGCGTCGTAGTTACGACGTGCAGCCGCCCAACGGCGAATCGCTCAAGGACACCGCCGCCCGAACCCTGCCATTTTTCGATCGCTGTATCATGGGCGATATCCGCCAAGGCAAGGATGTGCTCGTCGTAGCGCACGGCAACAGCAACCGCAGCATCGTCATGAGCCTCGAAAAGTTGAGCAAGGAACAGGTTCTCGAACTCAATCTGGACACCGGCGTGCCCCTGGTTTACGATCTCGAAACCGATGGCACGATCCTCAACAAACAAATTCTCTAG
- a CDS encoding FHA domain-containing protein, whose protein sequence is MADKTQMIPQAPSVDANKTLMGGMPALHAKVDATITIKPVQCPVCKTFNPAGIMFCNECGLIFDRALDGDAFGAPAVQLPVLVDEGGREHFVRPGTLTLGRQGDIALEDGRISRLHAQVTLDGATAWLEDLGSTNGTSINGNKIAAGSKVALNHGEQISLGGYKLTLSLPGETNKTMVAMGGKTQAISVVPTTSTKVGALVAEGLDYPLHKGVNTFGRRDDNAIQLDNKFVSGKHGEIEVTDQGVYLTDTGSTNGTVLNDTKLNANTRTLLQPGDVILLGGIEYRVELA, encoded by the coding sequence ATGGCAGATAAGACCCAAATGATCCCGCAAGCGCCAAGCGTTGATGCGAACAAAACTCTCATGGGCGGCATGCCCGCCTTGCACGCCAAGGTGGACGCGACGATCACGATAAAGCCGGTGCAGTGCCCGGTTTGCAAGACGTTCAACCCTGCCGGGATCATGTTCTGCAACGAGTGCGGCCTCATTTTCGATCGCGCGCTCGATGGCGATGCCTTTGGCGCGCCGGCTGTGCAACTCCCCGTCCTGGTCGACGAAGGCGGTCGCGAGCACTTCGTTCGCCCGGGAACGCTCACCCTGGGTCGGCAAGGCGACATCGCCTTGGAAGACGGCCGGATCAGCCGCCTCCACGCGCAGGTGACGCTCGACGGCGCGACGGCTTGGCTGGAAGATTTGGGCAGCACCAACGGCACCAGCATCAACGGCAACAAGATTGCGGCGGGTTCGAAAGTAGCCCTGAACCACGGCGAGCAGATTAGCCTCGGCGGATACAAATTGACCCTCAGCCTGCCTGGCGAGACCAACAAAACCATGGTCGCGATGGGCGGGAAGACGCAGGCGATTTCCGTCGTGCCCACCACGAGCACCAAGGTCGGTGCACTGGTCGCCGAAGGGCTCGATTATCCCCTGCACAAGGGCGTCAACACGTTCGGGCGTCGCGACGACAACGCGATTCAGCTCGACAACAAGTTTGTCTCGGGCAAGCACGGCGAAATCGAGGTCACCGATCAAGGCGTGTACCTGACCGATACCGGCAGCACCAACGGCACCGTGCTCAACGATACGAAGCTCAACGCAAACACGCGGACACTTCTGCAGCCGGGAGACGTTATCCTTCTCGGTGGTATCGAATATCGAGTTGAACTTGCGTAG
- a CDS encoding cellulase family glycosylhydrolase → MRSWLIAGLLMGAVASRAQSPLDASPQINLTEHLQIQFDQSLSLDKARAVSRLGFKLVRLPVTSLDRDFVIVGSVRNLLRAGLNVVLDFHPDNTKDFVRTDDFWLAPAWWHNLASQFKGEHLDRLAFEIVNEPDYRGKPTERYDAWLRLCIEAIREVDPKRWIVASNPYMGDPDFFGGPNGNWTPPKGIDRLVVPMHYYRPFNITHSRNYLAKRRGETVARGARGAPYPPENDGSFDDRDYRNMGLHFSRYRNWCRQNGVWPWVGEAGCYEDVPGREQWFRDVKALGAKNGINICWWSTDGFAIGAKWDRDGYTLRFPEILRILTGR, encoded by the coding sequence TTGCGTAGCTGGCTGATCGCCGGCCTTTTGATGGGGGCAGTTGCGTCTCGGGCGCAATCGCCGCTCGACGCGTCGCCGCAGATTAACCTCACCGAGCATCTGCAAATCCAGTTCGATCAATCGTTGTCGCTCGACAAAGCCCGCGCGGTCTCGCGGCTCGGCTTCAAGCTGGTGCGCCTCCCGGTGACCTCGCTCGATCGCGACTTCGTGATCGTCGGGTCGGTGCGCAATTTGCTGCGCGCCGGGCTGAACGTCGTGCTCGATTTTCACCCGGACAACACCAAAGACTTTGTTCGCACCGACGATTTTTGGCTGGCCCCGGCGTGGTGGCACAACCTTGCCTCGCAGTTCAAAGGCGAGCACCTCGACCGGCTGGCATTCGAGATTGTCAACGAGCCCGATTATCGCGGCAAACCAACCGAGCGGTACGACGCCTGGTTGCGCCTGTGCATCGAGGCGATCCGCGAGGTGGACCCCAAGCGATGGATTGTCGCCAGCAACCCTTACATGGGCGACCCCGACTTTTTCGGCGGCCCCAATGGCAATTGGACCCCGCCCAAAGGCATCGATCGTCTGGTGGTGCCGATGCACTACTACCGCCCGTTTAACATCACGCACAGCCGCAACTACTTGGCCAAGCGGCGCGGCGAAACCGTGGCTCGTGGCGCGCGCGGCGCGCCCTATCCGCCCGAAAATGACGGCTCTTTCGACGACCGCGACTACCGTAACATGGGCCTCCACTTTTCGCGTTACCGCAACTGGTGCCGCCAAAACGGCGTGTGGCCCTGGGTGGGCGAGGCCGGTTGCTACGAAGACGTGCCGGGCCGCGAGCAGTGGTTCCGCGATGTCAAGGCGCTCGGCGCGAAGAACGGCATCAACATCTGCTGGTGGAGCACCGATGGCTTCGCGATCGGCGCGAAGTGGGACCGCGACGGCTACACCCTGCGCTTCCCGGAAATTCTGCGCATCCTCACCGGTCGGTAA
- the smc gene encoding chromosome segregation protein SMC, with the protein MKLKRAKFFGFKTFADRTELEFDCDLIAVVGPNGCGKSNIVDAIMWGLGEPNARNLRANTSQEVIFAGSSTRKPLGYAEVILEFDNRDGSLNIDAETVEIGRRLSRSGDSEYTINRKNVRQKDVHDLLADSGLGRTGYAIVGQKDIDAALSASAVERRAWIDEAAGVQRYRLKRHESLRRLQAAQQSLDRVNDILREIDTQREPLREQAEVAIRYRAAVASLRDLEVGLLAKEFVESHTRLLELDAQMDSLAVIAAKETEQSAELRQKGKLLADTLHDNETRGDALRELQQSLLTAQARLEGQAKLIEQRLASLDELEANLDSEVADKADSMQSLLADVASSGSQVSELEAALLAAQAEVAGLGNLAELQGELAIAESLLAGARAAETVVTQYEVRTRLDQDRDHQIRREIAGINASLPDLNKEIERCETDLGELKAAENERELGRRVTQDLVRQLEQGRRKIEGDQREVLASIARVQGLKQALEHSIESMEGVAAGARAVLAAVESGLIEGQYDLVANVVSTDPDYVLALETALGASGSDLIVPHDSHAKRAIEFLKDRRMGRATFQPVNLMRPAFASQELRRVAQSRGVIGIASDLVDCAPEFRPVIDSLLGRILFCETLDDALALAKTAGWSRLVTLDGEVVFSSGAVTGGTAKSGGPGLVTKRQELADTELDLADLQAKLAKVEAKIAEIDAEIGRSEQGVEAPTHDTTEQRAEIENWLVSLRAERAEAERTLRRLEAEREGAGVALADADLLLAATRPEHEQRCDELKVRIAALGIEAEVARERLVECQTRLDTARDWAQEAARRLELAQSSHGTRDERRLKIAEQRAAATQEAGQNQNEQQRSIERLSDIASQLANLQGTRAEILQESFRLTELEKEARTSADKAETAIRDGQVDRVRQESRKAQAYQRLLEEHGLDEEAIHLAAAETELPDDAKSAVSRLRSEVRAMGTVNVGAIELYEQLTERYTTLHAQYDDVEASKLQIQEGIRELDGLTGDRFLAAFTQVQEHFGHFFAQLFVGGEAELMLTDPQNVLESGVEIEVTIPGKRRQRLELLSGGERALSACAFLFALLRVKPSPLVILDEVDAPLDGRNVERFVNALEEFKGISQFVLITHNPLTIEVAPMWFGVTMKEPGVTTVVPFRSAPALGQKSLA; encoded by the coding sequence GTGAAGCTCAAGCGCGCCAAATTTTTTGGGTTCAAAACCTTTGCTGATCGGACCGAACTCGAGTTCGATTGCGACCTGATTGCGGTGGTCGGGCCGAACGGCTGCGGCAAGAGTAACATCGTCGACGCGATTATGTGGGGCCTGGGCGAACCCAACGCCCGCAACCTGCGCGCGAACACGAGCCAAGAAGTGATTTTCGCGGGCAGCAGCACCCGCAAGCCGCTGGGTTACGCCGAGGTCATTCTCGAGTTTGATAACCGCGACGGCAGCCTGAACATTGACGCGGAGACCGTGGAAATCGGCCGGCGATTGAGCCGCTCGGGCGATAGCGAGTACACGATAAACCGCAAGAATGTCCGGCAAAAGGATGTCCACGACCTGCTCGCCGACTCGGGCTTGGGCCGAACCGGCTACGCCATCGTCGGGCAAAAGGACATTGACGCCGCCCTCAGCGCGAGTGCCGTGGAGCGCCGTGCCTGGATCGACGAAGCCGCCGGTGTGCAACGCTATCGCCTGAAGCGGCATGAGTCGCTGCGTCGCCTCCAAGCGGCACAACAATCTCTGGACCGCGTGAACGACATTCTGCGCGAGATTGACACCCAGCGAGAGCCGCTCCGCGAGCAAGCCGAAGTCGCGATTCGCTATCGCGCGGCGGTGGCATCGTTACGCGACCTCGAAGTCGGGTTGCTCGCCAAGGAATTTGTCGAGTCTCACACGCGGTTGCTCGAGCTTGACGCGCAAATGGATTCGCTCGCCGTGATCGCGGCGAAGGAGACCGAGCAATCAGCCGAGCTTCGTCAAAAGGGCAAGCTGCTGGCCGACACTTTGCACGACAACGAGACGCGAGGCGACGCTCTGCGCGAGTTGCAGCAGTCGCTCCTCACCGCGCAGGCCCGCCTGGAGGGCCAAGCCAAGCTGATTGAGCAACGGCTCGCCTCGCTGGATGAACTCGAAGCAAACCTCGACAGCGAGGTCGCCGACAAGGCCGATTCGATGCAGAGCCTGTTGGCCGACGTCGCGTCGTCCGGTTCTCAGGTTTCTGAGCTGGAAGCCGCGCTGCTGGCCGCCCAAGCCGAGGTCGCCGGGCTGGGCAATCTCGCCGAATTGCAAGGCGAGCTAGCCATTGCCGAGTCGCTGTTGGCTGGCGCACGCGCCGCCGAAACCGTAGTGACCCAGTACGAGGTCCGCACCCGGCTGGACCAAGATCGCGACCACCAAATTCGCCGCGAAATCGCGGGCATCAACGCCTCGCTACCTGATCTCAACAAGGAAATCGAGCGCTGCGAAACCGATCTCGGCGAACTCAAGGCCGCCGAAAACGAGCGAGAACTCGGGCGTCGTGTCACCCAAGATTTGGTCCGCCAGCTTGAGCAAGGTCGCCGCAAAATCGAGGGCGATCAGCGCGAGGTCCTCGCCTCCATCGCCCGTGTGCAGGGCCTCAAGCAGGCTCTGGAGCACTCGATTGAGTCCATGGAGGGCGTCGCCGCCGGGGCTCGCGCCGTGCTCGCCGCGGTCGAGAGTGGCCTCATCGAAGGCCAGTACGACTTGGTGGCGAACGTGGTTTCGACCGATCCTGACTATGTGCTTGCGCTCGAAACCGCGCTCGGCGCGAGTGGTAGCGACCTCATCGTGCCGCACGATTCCCACGCCAAACGGGCGATCGAATTCCTGAAGGATCGTCGCATGGGCCGCGCGACTTTCCAGCCGGTGAACCTGATGCGGCCTGCTTTCGCGAGCCAAGAACTTCGCCGCGTGGCGCAGTCGCGAGGCGTCATCGGCATCGCCAGCGACCTCGTGGATTGCGCGCCGGAATTCCGCCCGGTCATTGATTCGCTTTTGGGTCGAATCCTGTTCTGCGAGACCCTCGATGACGCGCTTGCGCTGGCCAAAACCGCCGGGTGGTCGCGGCTCGTAACGCTCGATGGGGAAGTGGTGTTTAGCTCCGGCGCGGTCACCGGCGGCACCGCAAAATCTGGCGGCCCGGGCCTTGTCACCAAGCGGCAAGAACTCGCCGACACCGAGCTTGACTTGGCCGATTTGCAAGCCAAACTCGCCAAGGTCGAAGCCAAGATCGCCGAGATCGACGCCGAGATCGGGCGGAGCGAGCAGGGTGTCGAAGCGCCGACCCACGACACGACCGAGCAGCGCGCCGAGATTGAGAACTGGCTAGTAAGTTTGCGCGCCGAGCGCGCCGAAGCCGAGCGCACCCTGCGTCGCCTCGAAGCCGAGCGCGAAGGCGCCGGCGTGGCGCTGGCCGACGCCGATCTGCTACTGGCCGCCACGCGCCCTGAACACGAGCAGCGCTGCGACGAACTCAAGGTCCGCATCGCCGCCCTCGGCATCGAAGCCGAAGTTGCTCGCGAGCGATTGGTCGAGTGTCAAACCCGCCTCGATACGGCTCGCGATTGGGCTCAGGAAGCCGCTCGCCGCCTCGAACTCGCACAATCCAGCCACGGCACCCGCGACGAGCGTCGCCTGAAGATCGCCGAGCAACGCGCGGCCGCCACCCAGGAAGCCGGTCAAAACCAGAACGAGCAGCAGCGCAGCATCGAACGGCTCAGCGACATCGCCAGCCAACTCGCCAACCTCCAGGGCACGCGGGCCGAGATATTGCAGGAAAGTTTCCGCCTCACCGAGCTGGAAAAGGAGGCCCGAACCAGCGCCGACAAGGCGGAAACTGCCATCCGCGACGGGCAAGTGGACCGCGTGCGCCAGGAATCGCGCAAGGCGCAGGCCTACCAGCGATTGCTGGAAGAGCACGGCCTCGACGAGGAGGCGATCCACCTGGCCGCCGCCGAGACGGAGCTCCCGGACGACGCAAAGAGCGCGGTCAGCCGCCTGCGATCCGAGGTCCGCGCCATGGGCACGGTCAACGTTGGCGCGATCGAACTGTACGAGCAACTGACCGAGCGGTACACCACGCTCCACGCCCAGTACGATGACGTCGAGGCGAGCAAGCTGCAGATTCAGGAAGGCATTCGCGAACTCGACGGCCTCACCGGCGACCGATTTTTGGCCGCGTTCACCCAGGTGCAAGAGCACTTTGGGCACTTCTTCGCCCAGCTTTTTGTCGGTGGCGAAGCCGAGCTCATGCTCACCGATCCGCAGAATGTGCTCGAATCGGGCGTCGAAATCGAGGTCACCATCCCCGGCAAGCGCCGTCAGCGGCTTGAACTCCTCAGCGGCGGCGAAAGAGCGCTCTCGGCGTGCGCGTTCCTGTTCGCGCTGCTGCGGGTCAAGCCCTCGCCGCTGGTCATTCTCGACGAGGTTGACGCGCCGCTCGACGGCCGCAACGTGGAGCGGTTCGTCAACGCGCTTGAGGAGTTCAAGGGCATCAGCCAGTTCGTGCTGATCACGCACAACCCGCTCACCATCGAGGTCGCGCCGATGTGGTTCGGCGTCACGATGAAGGAGCCGGGCGTCACGACCGTGGTGCCGTTCCGCTCAGCCCCCGCATTGGGCCAGAAGAGCCTCGCCTAG